One Malania oleifera isolate guangnan ecotype guangnan chromosome 9, ASM2987363v1, whole genome shotgun sequence DNA segment encodes these proteins:
- the LOC131163713 gene encoding uncharacterized protein LOC131163713, with protein MMKTTVKKLKFWSRKKKKKKTPFEHSHNLYLHPPPTHHCCCCSCSSSLQPSAPPIPVWLDAQQTPEPAVFAAADRPGSSGFLADSSRAHLVTSSQDYVSEISPLCPTLPITNSSYQQYLVPNPAYGVPIVPAARAERAAGLFRRAASFGYHLIRCFCPCFRIREVY; from the coding sequence ATGATGAAGACTACTGTCAAGAAGCTCAAGTTCTGGtcaagaaagaagaagaaaaagaaaaccccCTTCGAGCATTCCCACAATCTCTACCTGCATCCTCCCCCAACGCATCATTGCTGCTGCTGCTCCTGCTCCTCCTCACTTCAGCCTTCCGCTCCGCCCATCCCGGTGTGGCTCGATGCCCAGCAGACCCCGGAGCCGGCTGTTTTCGCAGCTGCGGATCGGCCGGGTTCATCCGGTTTTCTAGCCGATTCGAGTCGAGCTCACTTAGTTACCTCCTCGCAGGACTATGTTTCAGAGATCAGCCCGCTCTGTCCAACATTACCCATCACCAATTCTTCTTATCAACAGTATTTGGTCCCAAATCCTGCTTATGGCGTGCCCATTGTGCCTGCGGCTAGAGCAGAGAGGGCTGCGGGTCTTTTCCGGCGTGCAGCCAGCTTCGGCTACCATTTGATCCGCTGCTTCTGCCCGTGTTTTCGCATTCGAGAAGTTTACTAG